cacacgcgctgACTGACCTGCGAGCAAGGTGTGTGCTAATGTATGGAGGTCATGCGGGACAGCAGAGCAGAGTCTGTTTGTGTCTCTCTcatagaggtgtgtgtgtgtgtgtgtgtgtgtgtaacatctGTAAGACCGGCTGGCTGTCAGAGAGCCACACTGtgccacatttataaatgtaagaGAAAGAAAGAGTGTATTGTGGTGCAGTGAGCGCCTTGTTGATCAATGACATATAAGATTAGACGAGAATAAGGAGCAGAAGATGGAgaatcacacacacgcacacacacacacacacacacgcacacacacacacacacacacacacacacacacacacactcgagctCTCAGTGTTTCGTCTTCAGCTTTTACCGGGGATGTGAGCGGCTGTTCGGCTCCATCTCCGTCAGTCGCGGATGGCATTTTGGCATCTGACATTTAACAAACTTAAACGCGACATTTCCCTCAGAGCGACACCGAATCAGCGAATAACGCGGAGTCACGTGGCGCGGTGCCGGAGCGGCGGCCAATAACGCGACGCGGGAGGAGGCGCGTCCGCCTGTCATGCCGCTTTCAGGAACTGGAGGAGCAGaagggcgtgtgtgtgtgtgtgtgttattaataaTCAGCCGAGCAGAAAGTCCCACAGTCGGCGGACAGCAAGCAGAGCAGCACCGGAGAGACGCGGGTATTGGCGGAGAGCGCGGCCACAGATCTGACTAACCGGAGCTCTGACGCGGAGGAGTGTTAGTGCGCGATCCGCCGACACACACACGGTAAGTGACGCGGTTATCGGTGTGTGTCCGCCTCGGGGTTTGACGGGGGATTTTCAGCATGTGTgagctgtgaatgtgtgtgtgtgtgtgtgtgtgtgtgtttggaggacTAGGCTTCATTAACCGTAGCGAGGCTTCCTGGTTTGTCATTTAATGATCCTTTACAGCAGTGTGATGTTTGTGTAACACCACAGATGTGTGTTGCTGTATtacctcactcacacacacacacacacacacacacacaccgctgctGATTCTCCACACAGCAGCTTTAGTCACAGTAGTTGACGCTGCTCGTCTGTTTCTCCTGTCTGTAGGGTTAATCTGAGGATCTTCTTCTGTCAGTGGAGCTGATGGCAGTGAACCCACCGCGCGGGTAATTCAGCATATTATGAGGATTCTGCCTTTCGGTTTCAATGACGGGTAAGATGGAGACGCCCTTCTACCACGATGACAGCGTTCCAAACTTTGGGCAGATTCCAGAGTATGATCGATACCAGAGCCACAAGATGATGAAGAAGAGCAGCGCGGGGCACAGTTTCCCAGGAGGAGGTGGTGCAGGCTCGGGTCTGAAGCTGCTGCAGGGGCCGGCGGGCAGCGGTGCGGGGGGCAGCAGTGGTGTGGGCATGAGCTCCAGCACCGGATCCCTCATGCCCACCGCAGACATCAACCTGCTGAAGCTGTCCTCGCCCGATCTGGAGCACTTGATCATCCAGTCCAACCAGGGGCTGGTCACCACGAGCCCGGCTCCCGGCGGCTCCGCCAACCCCTTCCTGTACCGCAACCAGGCCACCAACGAGCAGGAGGGCTTCGCGGACGGGTTTGTCAAGGCTCTGGCTGACCTGCACAAGCAGAACCAGCTGGTGGCGCCGCCCTCGCCTACGCCCGCGCCCCTGCAGAGCTCATACCAGCGCAGCCTAATGCCCAGCGCAGACATGCCCATCTACACCACTCTGAGCAGCTACACCCCATCCCCGTACCCCGCCGGGCAGCTGTACCCACACACCTCCGCCCACACCACAGGGCTCCACCCTCAGAGCCGCGGACCAGATGCACCGCAGACGGTGCCTGAGGTGCCGCACCCCCCCGGCGGGGACCCCTGCAGCTCTCCGCCTGCCCTCTCGCCCATCGACCTGGAGACGCAGGAGCGCATCAAGGCGGAGCGCAAGAAGCTGCGGAACCGCATCGCCGCATCCAAGTGCCGCAAGCGCAAGCTGGAGCGCATCTCGCGCCTGGAGGAGAAGGTGAAGGTGCTGAAGACGCAGAACTCTGACCTGGCCTCCACCGCCGGCATCCTGAGAGAGCAGGTGGCGCAGCTCAAGCAGAAGGTGATGAACCACGTCACCAGCGGATGCCAGATCTCCGTCAGCTCCGCCAGCATGGGCAAGGGTGGAGACAGCGGCTGCTGAGGGGGTGGAGCTGCGGGCGGAGTCTCTCGCCCAGACCTGgagcttgctctctctctctctctgggagAAACACCTCCATCACCCCTCCATCACCTGTTAATTACCTATACATCACCTCCATCATCTGTGCTCCTCAAACCTGCACATGCGGAGTGTGTTCtccagctgaacacacacacacacacacacactctgcagctGGAGGATCATAAAGGGAACCAGACTCAATTCACTTGGATTTTACTTGTCTTTGTTTTGGAGGTCTTCTCCACGCTCCGCACAGGGCATCCTAATGTTCACTTCAAGAGGAGGCAAACGAACAGAAGAGAGCCGTGTTTCCTAGACACTGCGTTTAGTTCAGCCGCTGGATGATCTTTATATGTAGTAGGggtctgtgtttgtgtatttgctgATCGTGCACTATTATGCAAAGGTTTTCCAAAGCAGATGTGGACCAGAATAATCCCTTTACGGAGACGCTCAGTCCCTCACTATCAGCGgaccgtttgtttgtttgtttgtttatttgtttgtcggCTGGTTTGATATCGTGCAATTTGTGAATATGAGAATAATATTTTATACAAACCGAGacttttccaggagaaataaagGACTGTTGGATGTGAACATCACACACACGGTGCGGCGTGACACTTTAACCCAAACCTTCTGGAGTTGGGAAACTCCTGAGCATTCCGAGACCTTTTGCACTGTAATCTCCCAGCGGAGATGCCTCTGAATAATGGGTTAATGGTGTGTTACGCCATTATCTGATGAGTATTAATGCTGGGTTAACCTGGGTGATGGTGTGGGGAAGAAGAGCACAAGAGTTAAACCTGACACCAGAACAAAAGGGCTTTGATCAATAGTGTTTGAGCTTATTTtccgtattttatgttttgtatcaATTATTAAGCAGTTTTATTTATACaggatttatatttatgttgttgGAGAGGAGAGGAAGGGTACTGTTCAATACTAGTGTCTCGCAGACACGCTATTGTCTGGAAACTACACGACTGCACACAGGTCAGAAACATTAAGTGATGTAATATTTATCCTCCGTGTACAGCGTGACGGCCTGGACTATAACTACAGCTCTGTGTTCAGCAGACATACGAGAATAAATGAGagagtttctgtgtgtgtgtgtgtgtgtgtgtgtgttcagcgtcGCTACACAGTGCTGGTCGATGCCTTTCTTACAGAAGATGcagattactttatttatatacgGATGTCCATCTGAAGACGATCAATAGGGAAATGAATCAGGCAGGCTGGAGAATTGTCAATAACCCTGTGCAACAAGAGGATATTTATTTTTGGAAACTTGAATAAGGTTTTTGATGTCACAGACGTTGTATTTTTGTACAAACAAGTTTCAGACGTTTTTGTGTaagaccagtgtgtgtgtgtgtgtgtgtgtacagtacctACTGTATTGCTCTTTATCATTCCGAATAGCTTATTTATTGAAGTGTTTTCACTGAGCTGTGCGCTGGTGTTTTCTTTAGCGTGTCcgtgttgttgttggtgtgtgACTCTTCATCTACCGTGTGCTCATTCGTCCTCCTAGTGCTCCAGTTTTGGCTTCAAGTGAAGGTCCTGGATTTGTTGTGTACCGTGcgctcctcctcttcttctttctTTAGCACGTGTCTTATAAACATGTACTGAGAGTTTACATTGTGTGTACAGGACGGCTCTGAGTGTTCAGTTTAATCAGACTCACAGTAGTGTGAGGTTTACAGCTGCCGTGTTTCAGTCCAGTCGCTGTATATCTCTGTCAGATGCTGTCGGCGGTTCTGGATTCTcgtttactgtttatttctgaAGGACTGGCGGTCGGACGTGTGACTGCGGGGCGCCTGGCCTCGCGCTGTACCAGCTGGTGTATTTGCTTCTAAATAATAACACAGTCTTCAAATGCTgttcattgttttcttttttatcaaCAATAAAGAGTAGGTTTCTGAATGCGCTTGTGTTGTTCATGCCAGAACTCCTCCATATCCTAATTCAGAGAAACGTTATTAGatatttacagtgtgtgtgagcgcaaactGACGTCACTACAGAGAAACTAAACGACCCAAATCTAACACTGACTTCAGCTTACTGGTGAAGCAGAGCAGAAGCAGTTTCCCAACGTCTGAGAAATGACTGTATTACTGTatatcacacgcacacacacacacacacacacacacaagctcatgAAGGCTTCACTCATCCACATCTGAGGTCTTTCCCATAAAGACCAGCAGCACTTCCAGTAAAGCAGCAGGAACGGCTGTCTGGGTCATTGTGAAAGTAAAAGTTGGAGGGGaatctctgcacacacacacacacacacacacactcaaccaaAGCTGAAAACACAATGAGACACACTCAGTCTCAGAGCTGCTGGCCAATGGGAACGTCCCTAAAGCTCTAACGGAATCTTATATTAGTGTTAAACACGAGTGCTCAGTCATTTATAACATTACTGCTGGGTTTAATAGTTAATGAGGAGCTGAGCGCTCCACAGGCTGATGATCAGCAGTACAGTACATGTGTTCCTGCATTATATTTACTGTTTcactacaccattacaccagtgTTTGTGTGGTTTTCTGAGGGGAGGAAGAGCTCTGTTTGAGCGCTAGGACACGCTATTAAACTCCTCATTCG
This Danio aesculapii chromosome 5, fDanAes4.1, whole genome shotgun sequence DNA region includes the following protein-coding sequences:
- the june gene encoding junE proto-oncogene, AP-1 transcription factor subunit encodes the protein MTGKMETPFYHDDSVPNFGQIPEYDRYQSHKMMKKSSAGHSFPGGGGAGSGLKLLQGPAGSGAGGSSGVGMSSSTGSLMPTADINLLKLSSPDLEHLIIQSNQGLVTTSPAPGGSANPFLYRNQATNEQEGFADGFVKALADLHKQNQLVAPPSPTPAPLQSSYQRSLMPSADMPIYTTLSSYTPSPYPAGQLYPHTSAHTTGLHPQSRGPDAPQTVPEVPHPPGGDPCSSPPALSPIDLETQERIKAERKKLRNRIAASKCRKRKLERISRLEEKVKVLKTQNSDLASTAGILREQVAQLKQKVMNHVTSGCQISVSSASMGKGGDSGC